One genomic region from Cryptococcus gattii WM276 chromosome C, complete sequence encodes:
- a CDS encoding RNA-binding protein of the pumilio family, putative (Similar to TIGR gene model, INSD accession AAW42695.1), with product MATDINASKPDVKADELVSAMSEVTLNGSGKNGHEALDLAETAEVSNQAVQERLEQKRLEHERARLAQRAKFEQQMRELEANQLAEERQLMSATTPLPAGEAASAPTTPPGHASLGSSIPDLHTEASVPIGSLAPGPREGLNGAKSMPGSRRTSTYGGTFGMEKMTLSAMTDGSRREWRQEDDDVDAEGAQSSVKYLGMNDDDPFPGIPKQEPKHLSAASAALDLAPLSQTPPRAFGSRPFETSLKTSEWPQFSAAPGASSGAARGVTSPLQASGLMSDELREATLLGSRKTSPTAGMADSIASLPAMPSKSVPGTPFGFGGAGGGGAGVGKRVDSGEGLSHAQRGFSNPDLARAFGKVGGGFSMGENARQPYNDLYNSFSPVSGGLPPSAAVAAAFTPQVAYDPYGFDEDGYGSGSLYPGGSMGLKNKRADQDREFNRFAGVRIEDLKGELLSLCKDQHGCRYLQKKLEDGDPKHRDMIFNETYGHFPELMTDPFGNYLCQKLLEYSTEEQRSAIIDSVANDLVGISLNMHGTRAVQKMVDFLAQPRQPKQIRTLILALSMNVVALIKDLNGNHVIQKCLNKLIPEDNQFIYNAIAANLIEVATHRHGCCVLQRSIDHASPAQRMQLVTEIIFNSLYLVQDPFGNYVIQYILDLNDARFSEPLIRTFIGNVCSLSVQKFSSNVVEKCIRVADPEIRKVLVGEVLNRSRLEKLLRDSYGNYVIQTILDYCEIGQRMVLVECIRPILPSIRNTPYGKRIQSKLAREDASFQPYNGYNNNGSNSNRGRGGGGGGNYHSSRGHIGRPQLQHVNALTDIYGGGGPFMQYGHAPAGHMHPAHPGWGPGREPPHMGGPTHTGLSYHAPGPDGQPWLHLRGPGGDPAPNWHLSQDGPHAGVLPSGMNPQMTGTSAQTGGAVGAGEEEGLQVGGGAGAWQDPHSGGGFYNGSSHVPMM from the exons ATGGCAACCGATATCAACGCTTCCAAGCCCGACGTCAAGGCCGACGAGCTTGTCTCCGCAATGAGCGAGGTCACCCTCAATGGCTCTGGGAAGAATGGACATGAAGCTTTGGACCTGGCAGAGACT GCCGAAGTTTCCAACCAGGCTGTCCAGGAA CGCCTGGAACAAAAGCGTCTTGAACATGAGCGGGCCCGCTTGGCCCAGCGGGCGAAATTTGAGCAGCAAATGCGCGAGCTTGAGGCCAACCAGCTGGCAGAGGAACGCCAACTCATGTCCGCGACTACCCCTCTTCCCGCGGGCGAAGCCGCATCAGCTCCTACGACGCCTCCCGGCCATGCCTCTCTTGGCTCTTCGATCCCCGATTTGCACACGGAGGCTTCCGTCCCTATTGGCTCCCTTGCGCCTGGTCCCAGAGAGGGTTTGAATGGAGCAAAGAGCATGCCTGGAAGCAGGAGGACAAGCACGTATGGTGGGACGTTTGGCATGGAGAAGATGACCTTGAGTGCTATGACCGATGGATCCAGAAGAGAGTGGAGGCAGGAGGACGACGATGTTGACGCGGAGGGCGCGCAGA GTTCAGTCAAATACCTCGGCATGAACGACGATGACCCCTTCCCTGGCATCCCAAAGCAAGAACCCAAACACCTCTCAGCTGCCTCTGCCGCTCTCGACCTTGCTCCCCTTTCTCAAACTCCTCCCCGAGCCTTTGGCTCCCGCCCTTTCGAAACTTCCCTTAAAACCTCGGAGTGGCCTCAGTTTTCTGCTGCTCCCGGTGCTTCCTCTGGTGCCGCTCGCGGCGTCACGTCTCCTCTTCAGGCTTCTGGTCTGATGTCTGACGAGCTCCGTGAAGCTACATTGCTTGGGTCCCGAAAGACCTCTCCGACCGCTGGTATGGCCGACAGCATTGCCAGCTTGCCGGCAATGCCTAGCAAGAGCGTCCCTGGCACTCCGTTTGGCTTTGGTGGtgctggtggtggtggagcAGGTGTCGGCAAGAGAGTTGATTCTGGCGAAGGACTGAGTCACGCACAGAGAGGATTCTCGAACCCTGACTTGGCGAGAGCATTTGGCAAGGTTGGTGGCGGATTCTCTATGGGAGAGAATGCTCGA CAGCCATACAATGATCTCTACAACTCTTTCTCTCCCGTTAGCGGTGGTCTCCCTCCTTCTGCCGCTGTCGCCGCGGCCTTCACTCCCCAGGTGGCTTACGATCCCTATGGATTCGATGAGGATGGTTACGGTTCAGGATCTCTCTATCCTGGCGGATCAATGGGTTTAAAGAACAAGCGTGCCGATCAAGATCGCGAGTTTAACCGATTCGCAGGTGTTCGCATTGAAGATCTCAAGGGCGAGCTTCTTTCTCTCTGTAAGGACCAGCACGGTTGCAGGTACCTGCAAAAGAAACTTGAAGACGGTGACCCCAAGCACCGTGACATGATCTTCAACGAGACATATGGCCACTTCCCCGAACTCATGACCGACCCCTTTGGTAACTACCTCTGCCAGAAGCTCCTCGAGTACTCTACCGAAGAGCAGAGGTCTGCGATCATTGACTCTGTTGCGAACGACTTGGTTGGCATCTCTTTGAACATGCACGGAACGAGGGCAGTCCAGAAGATGGTGGATTTCTTGGCTCAACCCAGGCAGCCCAAGCAGATTAGGACGTTGATCCTTGCTTTGAGCATGAATGTCGTGGCCTTGATAAAGGATTTGAACGGTAACCAT GTTATCCAAAAATGCCTTAACAAGCTCATCCCTGAGGATAACCAATTCATCTACAATGCTATCGCAGCCAACCTCATCGAGGTAGCCACTCATCGTCACGGTTGTTGTGTCCTCCAGCGTAGCATTGATCACGCCTCTCCCGCTCAGAGAATGCAGCTCGTCACGGAAATCATTTTCAATTCTCTCTACCTTGTGCAAGATCCTTTCGGAAACTATGTCATCCAATACATCTTGGACCTGAACGATGCTAGGTTCTCTGAGCCGCTTATCAGGACCTTCATTGGCAATGTCTGTTCACTGTCTGTACAGAA ATTCTCCTCCAATGTTGTCGAAAAGTGTATACGTGTGGCCGATCCCGAAATACGCAAGGTACTCGTCGGTGAAGTGCTCAACCGATCTCGATTGGAAAAGTTGCTTCGTGACAGCTACGGCAACTATGTGATCCAGACCATCCTTGACTACTGTGAGATTGGACAACGTATGGTTCTTGTGGAGTGCATTCGTCCCATCCTCCCTTCCATCCGCAACACTCCTTACGGCAAACGAATCCAATCCAAGCTTGCCCGGGAAGATGCGTCCTTCCAGCCTTACAACGGTTACAACAACAATGGCAGCAACAGTAACCGAGGTCGCGGTggcggcggtggtggtAATTACCACTCTTCTCGTGGCCACATTGGTCGTCCCCAGCTGCAGCACGTCAACGCCCTTACGGACATCTACGGCGGTGGCGGTCCCTTCATGCAGTACGGCCACGCCCCTGCCGGACACATGCACCCTGCTCACCCTGGATGGGGTCCCGGTAGGGAACCGCCTCACATGGGAGGACCTACTCACACTGGTCTCTCTTACCATGCTCCCGGCCCCGACGGTCAACCGTGGTTGCACCTCCGCGGGCCAGGCGGTGATCCTGCTCCCAACTGGCACTTGTCGCAAGACGGACCCCACGCCGGTGTTTTGCCTAGCGGCATGAACCCTCAGATGACAGGCACTAGCGCTCAAACCGGGGGCGCTGTTGGCGctggggaagaagaaggattgcaggttggtggtggtgcGGGCGCATGGCAAGATCCCCACAGTGGTGGGGGTTTCTACAACGGGTCTTCCCACGTTCCGATGATGTAA
- a CDS encoding glycerol-3-phosphate dehydrogenase, putative (Similar to TIGR gene model, INSD accession AAW42376.1~Glycerol-3-phosphate dehydrogenase, mitochondrial precursor (GPD-M) (GPDH-M)), with product MFRGRSYMPGRRALVFTTATTVAVGSAYYALRPTPLHLDSQHVPLTKRRPGPLWAPPSRDQMLEHLRTSGVYIHRTEEGGPEPGAVLRKDEAEREGDDVFDLLIVGGGATGAGTALDAASRGLKVACVEREDFSSGTSSKSTKLVHGGVRYLQKAIFELDYEQWKLVKEALRERRIFLETAPHLSHMLPILLPIYTWWQLPYYYAGCKLYDFLAGKENMESAYWMGKGKALEAFPMLKKEGLVGGVVYYDGQHNDSRMNMSLVMTAVQHGAVVANYVEVTELHKRPDPSHGGQERIYAATMKDKRTGETWKVRTRGVINATGPFSDGLRKLDEPTTQDIVAPSAGVHITLPNYYGPKTMGLLDPATSDGRVIFFLPWQGNVIAGTTDSPTEVSQNPIPDEKEIQWILDEVRNYLSPDVKVRRGDILSAWSGIRPLVKDPNSKNTESLVRNHMINTSKGGLLTIAGGKWTTYRAMAEETVDAAIKEFNLKPNGPSQTNHIKLVGGHAWSKTMYIKLIQQFGLETEVAKHLSESYGDRAWTVASMAKPTGESWPFHGIRLSKLYPYIEAECRYACRCEYAQTAVDFIARRTRLSFLNVQATIETLPRVLDIMGEELGWDSKRKEQEFDDAMEFLKSMGLPQHTKLKLSDVKKSHGHIGPLGLAQKEEVALYQRAQFTPDEVSHLRTQFERFDFDHDQRITRADLIHAMTGMGYDASVELADSILREVDFGRKGEIDFQDYLDIAAGLKELQLENAFTHLTQLDSSRKEAGARDIGSHAHEASERREQRRKIPVERSGGGA from the exons ATGTTCCGCGGTAGATCTTACATGCCTGGTCGACGCGCTTTGGTTTTTACCACCGCGACGACCGTTGCCGTTGGTTCTGCCTATTATGCTCTTCGACCTACCCCTCTACACCTCGACTCCCAGCATGTTCCTCTCACAAAACGTCGTCCTGGACCACTCTGGGCACCTCCTTCCCGTGACCAGATGTTGGAGCATCTCCGAACTTCTGGTGTCTATATCCACCGAACCGAAGAAGGTGGACCTGAACCAGGTGCCGTTCTGCGAAAAGATGAAGCTGAAAGAGAAGGTGACGATGTATTCGACCTTTTAATTGTTGGCGGGGGTGCTACTGGTGCTGGTACTGCTCTTGATGCTGCCAGTCGCGGTTTGAAAGTTGCTTGCGTtgagagagaagatttCTCTAGTGGTACGTCTTCAAAGAGTACCAAACTTGTCCATGGCGGTGTACGATACCTCCAGAAAGCGATCTTTGAGCTTGATTATG AGCAATGGAAACTGGTGAAGGAGGCCCTTCGAGAGCGTCGAATTTTCCTTGAAACTGCCCCCCACCTGAGTCACATGCTTCC GATTCTTCTTCCGATTTACACCTGGTGGCAACTTCCTTACTACTACGCCGGATGCAAGCTTTACGATTTCCTTGCTGGTAAAGAGAATATGGAAAGTGCATACTGGATGGGTAAGGGTAAGGCTCTTGAGGCTTTCCCAAtgttgaagaaggagggtCTCGTCGGTGGTGTCGTGTACTACGACGGTCAGCACAATGACTCGCGAATGAACATGTCCCTTGTCATGACAGCTGTGCAGCATGGTGCGGTTGTTGCCAACTATGTAGAGGTGACCGAGCTCCACAAAAGGCCTGATCCTTCACATGGCGGCCAGGAGAGAATTTACGCAGCAACTATGAAGGATAAACGGACCGGTGAAACTTGGAAAGTCCGAACTAGA GGTGTCATCAATGCTACCGGCCCATTCAGCGATGGCTTGAGAAAGCTTGATGAACCTACTACGCAGGACATTGTTGCTCCTAGTGCCGGTGTTCATATCACTCTTCCT AACTACTATGGCCCAAAAACTATGGGTTTACTTGATCCCGCCACTTCTGATGGCCGAGttatcttcttccttccttgGCAGGGCAATGTGATTGCGGGAACTACAGACTCACCCACTGAGGTTTCACAAAACCCTATCCCAGACGAAAAGGAAATTCAATGGATTTTGGACGAGGTTCGAAACTACCTCTCCCCTGATGTCAAGGTCCGACGTGGTGACATCTTGTCTGCGTGGTCCGGCATCAGGCCCCTCGTCAAGGATCCCAACTCTAAGAATACCGAGTCTTTGGTCAGAAACCATATGATCAACACTTCCAAGGGTGGTTTGTTGACCATCGCTGGTGGCAAGTGGACTACCTA TCGAGCTATGGCCGAAGAGACGGTCGATGCCGCCATCAAGGAGTTCAACCTTAAGCCCAACGGCCCCTCACAAACTAATCATATCAAGCTTGTTGGTGGCCACGCTTGGTCCAAGACTATGTACATCAAGCTTATCCAGCAATTCGGTCTTGAGACTGAGGTTGCCAAACATCTCTCCGAGTCTTACGGTGACAGGGCCTGGACTGTGGCATCAATGGCTAAACCCACTG GTGAATCATGGCCCTTCCATGGTATTCGTCTTTCAAAGCTTTACCCGTACATTGAAGCCGAGTGTCGATATGCCTGTCGATGCGAATACGCGCAAACGGCTGTTGACTTTATTGCCCGCCGAACCCGGTTATCCTTCCTCAACGTCCAAGCCACAATCGAGACCCTTCCTAGAGTGTTGGACATTATGGGCGAGGAGCTTGGCTGGGACTCGAAGAGGAAAGAACAGGAGTTTGACGACGCAATGGAGTTCTTGAAATCTATGGGTCTGCCTCAG CACACCAAGCTTAAGCTTTCCGATGTTAAGAAGAGCCACGGCCATATCGGTCCTCTTGGTCTTGCTCAGAAGGAGGAGGTTGCTCTTTATCAAAGGGCTCAGTTCACTCCCGACGAAGTTTCTCACTTGCGTACTCAGTTTGAGCGATTCGACTTT GACCACGATCAACGTATCACTCGTGCTGATCTCATCCATGCCATGACTGGCATGGGTTATGACGCGTCGGTCGAACTGGCCGACTCTATCCTCCGAGAAGTCGACTTTGGACGAAAGGGAGAGATTGACTTCCAAGATTATCTTGACATCGCCGCTGGTCTTAAGGAGTTGCAGCTCGAAAATGCCTTCACTCACTTGACCCAGCTTGATTCCAGCAGGAAGGAGGCTGGCGCGAGGGATATTGGTAGCCATGCTCATGAGGCTagtgaaagaagagaacAGAGGAGAAAGATCCCTGTTGAGAGGTCTGGTGGAGGTGCCTAA
- a CDS encoding Ornithine carbamoyltransferase, mitochondrial precursor (OTCase) (Ornithine transcarbamylase) (Similar to TIGR gene model, INSD accession AAW42374.1), with product MPSATVIRYAGQAARQRTPNVVVPFTPTRFAKSRQVPPPHLLTLADLSPEQISNLIATAAALKFVSKNAHTAAIPKRLDRRTVALIFNKRSTRTRVASETSVEALGGHPMFLGKDDIQLGVNETLEDTAKVVGSMTDGIMARVAGHEEIETLAKYSPVPVVNALSDLYHPTQILADLLTLCEVYSPVPPPTEVISGQVYSSVLKYYQSALNPAKILQGKKVAWVGDTNNITNELLVTLPRFGMHFSVAAPKGYDKFDERVWSRLTESKTESLVTLTNSPTEALRDADVVVTDTWISMGQETEKAARLEAFKGYQITNKMVSDAGAKEDWKFMHCLPRKKEEVDDEVFYGPRSVVFPEAENRKWTIMAVFE from the exons ATGCCTTCTGCTACCGTCATCCGATACGCCGGTCAAGCGGCTCGCCAACGAACTCCCAACGTTGTCGTCCCTTTCACACCCACCAGGTTCGCGAAGTCGCGACAGgttcctcctcctcacctCCTTACCCTTGccgacctctctcctgAACAGATTTCCAATCTGATTGCTACTGCCGCGGCTCTCAAGTTCGTGTCCAAAAATGCGCATACTGCAGCGATCCCCAAACGACTTGATCGACGAACTGTCGCTCTGATCTTTAACAAGCGATCGACCAGGACCAGGGTTGCGAGTGAAACATCTGTTGAGGCCCTTGGTGGCCATCCTATGTTTTTGGGCAAAGACGATATCCAGCTCGGAGTGAATGAGACTCTTGAGGATACTGCCAAAGTTGTGGGCAGTATGACTGATGGTATCATGGCACGTGTAGCTGGTCACGAAGAAATCGAAACACTGGCCAAATACTCTCCTGTGCCCGTTGTCAATGCCCTCTCCGATTTGTACCACCCCACTCAGATTCTTGCCGACCTTTTAACCTTGTGCGAAGTCTATTCCCCTGTTCCTCCCCCGACTGAGGTCATTTCTGGGCAAGTATACTCTTCTGTCCTAAAATACTATCAGTCTGCGTTGAATCCGGCCAAGATTTTACAAGGTAAAAAGGTGGCATGGGTTGGAGACACCAACAATATCACGAACGAGCTGTTGGTGACTCTTCCCAGGTTCGGGATGCACTTCAGCGTGGCTGCGCCCAAAGGATATGACAAGTTTGACGAGCGTGTCTGGTCCAGGCT CACCGAGTCTAAGACTGAGTCCCTTGTTACCCTCACCAACTCCCCAACCGAAGCCCTTCGTGATGCCGACGTTGTCGTTACCGATACTTGGATTTCTATGGGTCAAGAAACCGAAAAAGCTGCTCGTCTTGAAGCCTTCAAGGGTTACCAGATCACGAACAAGATGGTTTCCGATGCTGGTGCCAAGGAGGACTGGAAATTCATGCACTGCCTGCCtaggaagaaggaagaggttgaCGACGAGGTGTTCTATGGGCCGAGGAGTGTTGTGTTCCCTGAGGCGGAGAACAGGAAGTGGACTATCATGGCTGTTTTCGAGTAA
- a CDS encoding uncharacterized protein (Similar to TIGR gene model, INSD accession AAW42694.1): protein MAHSNVWFSRPRNYGKGSRQCRLCAHQAGLIRGLDLCRQCFREKSKVIGFDKYN from the exons AT GGCTCACTCCAACGTTTGGTTCTCCCG CCCCAGGAACTATGGCAAGGGCTCTCGTCAGTGCCGACTCTGTGCCCACCAGGCCGGTCTTATCCG GGGTCTTGACCTCTGCCGACAGTGCTTCCGTGAGAAG TCCAAGGTCATCGGTTTCGACAAG TACAACTAA
- a CDS encoding uncharacterized protein (Similar to TIGR gene model, INSD accession AAW42370.1): protein MPVTSGGAMPGGRPVPTRSATHSGQPVTGVSKSLGTDAILLRQSSTSPSTPTHTRGPALVSNAELASLRTAYSSALSKLSSLTTELADLKRTNSAMEAELESLSQALFEEANKMVADERKRRVEVEENLKEVREEREALKETVKVLGGRVSPTHEVDEPPKKKASEEVEEPLVPRDLDKHYAALRKTIHNVASPPISPPASTSRLPATFELPESGPASRASPEEMSRPLSVSLPAESNPWASSAEFAEAPVGLGLGVEEGESVPTEFKLSVITPSPRQEKTTGEGLLGSELE, encoded by the coding sequence ATGCCTGTAACGTCTGGTGGGGCAATGCCTGGGGGCAGGCCGGTGCCAACTAGATCGGCAACACACTCTGGCCAGCCGGTCACTGGAGTCAGCAAGTCACTTGGCACAGATGCCATCCTCCTTAGACAATCATCTACTAGCCCCAGTACACCTACCCATACACGGGGCCCTGCCCTAGTCTCGAATGCGGAACTTGCTTCCCTTCGCACGGCCTACTCGTCTGCCCTATCCAAGCTTTCTTCTTTGACCACTGAACTCGCTGATTTGAAGCGTACCAACTCTGCTATGGAGGCTGAGCTCGAATCTCTTTCCCAAGCACTTTTTGAAGAAGCCAACAAGATGGTGGCAGACGAGAGAAAGAGACGAGTAGAAGTTGAGGAGAATCTGAAGGAGGTtagagaagagagagaagcATTGAAAGAGACTGTCAAAGTGCTGGGAGGGAGGGTGAGCCCAACCCATGAAGTTGACGAGCcgccaaagaagaaggcgtcagaggaagtggaggaGCCCCTGGTCCCCAGAGACCTTGACAAACACTATGCCGCTCTTCGCAAGACTATTCATAACGTTGCTTCTCCTCCCATATCGCCACCCGCGAGCACATCACGGCTTCCGGCTACCTTTGAACTGCCTGAATCGGGTCCTGCGTCGCGTGCATCCCCAGAGGAAATGAGCAGGCCATTATCAGTCAGTTTGCCTGCAGAAAGCAATCCATGGGCGTCTTCGGCGGAATTTGCTGAAGCGCCGGTTGGTCTTGGACTGGGAgttgaggaaggagaaagtGTACCAACAGAGTTTAAATTAAGCGTCATTACGCCTAGTCCGAGACAAGAGAAGACGACGGGGGAGGGTTTGTTGGGGTCCGAGCTAGAATGA
- a CDS encoding uncharacterized protein (Similar to TIGR gene model, INSD accession AAW42372.1) — protein sequence MHKNETASHQPPETTSSTIHQPLPQDCLQNNTDTHPMNPFGLFIRPHPTRGNGLFSPHPIPAGTIIEESPVLVLSKEQWEQGQMNGTILGEYGFCWSAGGMAIGLGLASLFNHSSKPNVNFIRSPSTKTIRFVTAKTISPGEELCICYTADESKLWFTPARGEEEDEVLGGESEDEGDGLPDDVDGLVEGVQQANLDSSEPTLRAPRPVRISSLPSYPSSSSSSPAPQHTIPPSSLPAPLHSSEHKASGQRHLSKHRQPATLVEDLAWQDDEWKDEMGRDHVGEGKKAGEDWGEVIRVKGPAERENDGNDRELMQVWILEFSDAKLTKTALNFSKEIWPNDVNERLRHLKRVCRRNEDGKEICRIALCPLDEHSADSLSSLMTAFSPLLSSLTPKPWSVPSTGARTQEQLKWKHHIWPVSFSPAPIIPADSSSWPVSRKAWVAAGIKRVLEMAVDAKKKNELPVATFCTSAPPCFWPTMDGFIPPTLNLRASSCDTRISESHPLRHATLNCVASIAHLRTVPPFTDVPPTRNGADYLLTSLSLFISHEPCVMCAMALLHSRVREVFYVFPRRKGGGFEYNESDEHGDASPVHQHDEGSSLGEDISEQGGFGIHARRDLNHRFEVWKWDGHVDANIRKELEIDENFQL from the exons ATGCACAAAAATGAGACAGCCAGCCATCAACCGCCAGAGACTACTAGCAGTACTATCCACCAGCCCCTCCCTCAAGATTGCCTGCAAAATAACACCGATACCCACCCTATGAACCCGTTCGGTCTCTTTATCCGCCCTCATCCAACGCGAGGCAATGGTCTCTTCTCGCCTCATCCAATCCCGGCGGGCACTATTATCGAAGAGTCTCCTGTCCTAGTCCTTAGCAAGGAGCAATGGGAACAAGGTCAGATGAACGGGACAATTTTGGGAGAATATGGGTTTTGTTGGAGTGCAGGAGGAATGGCCATCGGACTCGGCTTAG CATCACTGTTCAATCATTCTTCCAAACCCAACGTTAATTTTATCCGTTCCCCTTCCACCAAAACGATACGATTCGTGACGGCTAAGACCATATCACCAGGAGAGGAACTCTGCATTTGCTATACAGCTGATGAGTCCAAGCTTTGGTTTACCCCTGcaagaggagaggaagaggacgaggtATTGGGTGGGGAGAGCGAGGATGAAGGCGACGGGTTACCCGACGATGTCGATGGGCTGGTGGAAGGTGTGCAACAAGCAAACTTGGACTCCTCGGAACCGACTCTTCGGGCTCCTCGTCCTGTACGCATTTCTTCTTTACCGTCTTacccatcttcctcctcatcttctcctgcTCCTCAGCATACAATTCCTCCCTCGTCTCTCCCTGCCCCTTTACATTCATCGGAGCACAAGGCTTCGGGTCAACGTCATCTTTCGAAGCATCGACAACCGGCAACACTAGTTGAAGATCTTGCTTGGCAAGACGACGAGTGGAAAGATGAAATGGGAAGGGATCATGTGGGTGAGGGAAAAAAAGCAGGAGAGGACTGGGGCGAGGTTATTCGCGTGAAGGGCCCCGCAGAACGGGAGAATGACGGAAATGACAGAGAGTTGA TGCAAGTCTGGATATTGGAATTTTCAGATGCCAAGTTGACAAAGACGGCTCTGAA CTTTTCCAAGGAAATTTGGCCCAACGACGTTAATGAACGGTTACGGCACCTCAAGAGAGTTTGTAGGCGTAATGAGGATGGGAAAG AAATATGCAGAATAGCACTCTGCCCACTTGATGAACACTCTGCCGATTCTCTGTCTAGTCTCATGACCGCGTTCTCCCCTCTCCTTTCGTCTCTTACGCCTAAACCCTGGTCTGTGCCATCCACAGGTGCGCGAACTCAAGAGCAACTCAAGTGGAAGCATCACATTTGGCCTGTATCGTTTTCTCCAGCTCCTATCATTCCCGCCGATTCGTCCTCATGGCCAGTCTCCCGTAAGGCTTGGGTTGCAGCAGGTATCAAGCGAGTCTTGGAAATGGCAGTCGAtgcgaagaagaaaaatgAGCTGCCAGTGGCTACGTTTTGCACTTCTGCACCCCCCTGTTTTTGGCCGACAATGGATGGTTTCATCCCACCGACCCTCAACCTGCGGGCTTCATCCTGTGATACTCGAATTTCCGAGTCACATCCCTTGCGGCACGCGACTCTCAATTGCGTGGCCTCCATTGCCCACCTTCGCACTGTGCCACCTTTCACAGATGTTCCCCCTACAAGGAACGGCGCGGACTACTTGCTGACAAGTCTGAGCTTATTCATCAGCCATGAACCTTGTGTAATGTGCGCAATGGCACTATTACATTCTAGAGTGCGAGAAGTCTTTTATGTTTTCCcaaggagaaagggagGAGGTTTTGAATATAACGAAAGCGACGAACATGGAGATGCGTCCCCAGTGCACCAACATGATGAAGGATCAAGTTTAGGGGAGGATATCAGTGAACAAGGAGGATTTGGGATCCACGCCAGGAGGGATCTCAACCATAGATTTGAAGTCTGGAAGTGGGATGGGCATGTGGACGCGAATATCAGGAAAGAGCTGGAGATTGATGAGAACTTCCAGTTGTAG